A window from Salvelinus fontinalis isolate EN_2023a chromosome 8, ASM2944872v1, whole genome shotgun sequence encodes these proteins:
- the LOC129860478 gene encoding keratin, type I cytoskeletal 18-like, with the protein MSVKRSSVRGPGSGYSQSITRSSAAPAYRAASTYGGAGGQGTRISSVSYSGVRSGMGGMGMGGSGGSMSSSIQVSANGDTAHIMGNEKFAMQNLNDRLASYLEMVRNLEQANGKLELKIREAMEKRGPDVNDYSRYNAILDDLRKKVFDATKDNARLCLQIDNSRLAADDFRVKFESELSIRQSVEADIVGLRKVIDDTNMGRMNLESEIESLKEELIFLKKNHDNEVMEMRNMISQSGVQVDVDAPKGQDLAAIMAEVRAKYEKEALKNQEELKAWHETRITEVQSVVSQNTEALQGAHTEINDLRRQLQTLEIELDSQKSLKGSLEGTLRDTEMRCNMEMESLNNILMGLESELTNLRSNIQQQTQEYEHLLNIKMKLEAEIATYRRLLDGGDFKLQDALEDQRTVKTKVMTVTQTLVDGKIVSSSTETKERKQ; encoded by the exons ATGAGTGTCAAACGAAGCAGCGTCAGGGGACCTGGTAGTGGGTACAGCCAATCCATCACTCGCAGCTCTGCTGCTCCCGCCTACCGGGCCGCCAGCACCTATGGTGGGGCTGGGGGTCAGGGAACCCGCATCTCTTCTGTGTCCTACTCAGGTGTGCGCAGCGGGATGGGAGGGATGGGGATGGGAGGCTCCGGGGGCTCCATGTCCAGCAGCATCCAGGTGAGCGCCAACGGGGACACCGCTCACATCATGGGCAATGAGAAGTTTGCCATGCAGAACCTCAACGACCGTCTGGCCTCCTACCTGGAGATGGTGAGGAACCTGGAGCAGGCCAATGGCAAACTGGAGCTGAAGATCAGGGAGGCCATGGAGAAGAGAGGCCCAGACGTCAACGACTACAGCCGCTACAATGCCATCTTGGATGACCTGAGGAAGAAG GTGTTTGATGCCACAAAAGACAACGCCCGTCTGTGTCTTCAGATCGACAATTCACGCTTGGCTGCTGATGACTTCAGGGTGAA GTTCGAGTCCGAGCTGTCCATCCGGCAGTCTGTTGAAGCTGACATTGTTGGCCTGAGGAAGGTCATTGATGACACCAACATGGGCCGCATGAACCTGGAGAGCGAGATCGAGTCTCTAAAGGAGGAGCTCATCTTCCTGAAGAAGAACCACGACAAT GAAGTGATGGAGATGCGTAACATGAtctcccagtctggagtgcaggTGGATGTGGATGCTCCTAAGGGACAGGACCTGGCCGCTATCATGGCTGAGGTCCGGGCCAAGTATGAGAAGGAGGCCCTGAAGAACCAGGAGGAGCTCAAAGCATGGCACGAAACACGG atcACAGAGGTGCAGTCTGTGGTGTCACAGAACACAGAGGCCCTGCAGGGCGCACACACGGAGATCAATGACCTCCGCAGACAGCTCCAGACATTGGAGATTGAGCTGGACTCACAGAAGAGCTTG aaaGGTTCTCTGGAGGGAACCTTGCGCGACACAGAGATGCGCTGCAACATGGAGATGGAATCCTTGAACAACATCCTCATGGGTCTGGAGTCTGAGCTGACCAACCTCCGCTCCAACATCCAGCAGCAGACACAGGAGTACGAGCACCTGCTCAACATCAAGATGAAGCTGGAGGCGGAGATCGCCACATACAGAAGACTGCTGGACGGAGGAGACTTCAA gCTCCAGGATGCTCTGGAGGACCAGCGGACAGTGAAGACCAAGGTGATGACCGTCACACAGACTCTGGTGGACGGGAAAATTGTCTCCTCCAGCACAGAGACCAAGGAGAGGAAACAGTGA